From Natrinema salaciae, the proteins below share one genomic window:
- a CDS encoding thioredoxin family protein, whose product MAERTEPTDTVTGIIELEAESEFDNLMTSEDRVLVDFYADWCGPCQMMEPTMEAISKTVDAPVVKVDTDTFPQIAARFDVSSIPTVIGFDQEVPAGRLIGMQDAEAIRQLVD is encoded by the coding sequence ATGGCTGAACGAACGGAACCGACCGATACGGTGACGGGAATTATCGAACTCGAGGCAGAATCCGAATTTGATAATCTCATGACAAGCGAGGACCGAGTACTCGTCGATTTTTATGCGGACTGGTGTGGTCCGTGTCAGATGATGGAACCGACGATGGAAGCAATTTCGAAAACGGTCGATGCCCCCGTGGTCAAAGTGGACACCGATACGTTCCCACAAATCGCTGCCCGCTTCGACGTGAGTTCGATTCCAACTGTTATCGGATTCGATCAGGAAGTTCCTGCTGGCCGCCTTATCGGAATGCAAGATGCGGAAGCGATACGACAGCTCGTCGACTGA
- a CDS encoding DUF63 family protein, with protein MSGHGYGPSFVPWMVAVAMLSTGSRIGFGHTFAGSTLYVVLGAGVAVVSTLSRSLRSDRIPITPPTVIMTSGVLLVIAAASSLSRSIGGPASLFWPTISIGAAVLLTFGVWALLERRRPAVTRRTGLAGGILLFGQLLDAITTIIGIDILGFYEQVTLSRLLINVTASLPVTPFLGTTWLFVLLKGGLTVGIVVWTGTAHDLTSFERQMILSIATATGLIPAVNNLVLQLLS; from the coding sequence GTGAGCGGGCATGGATACGGTCCCTCGTTCGTTCCGTGGATGGTCGCTGTAGCGATGCTTTCGACTGGGTCGAGAATCGGTTTCGGGCACACGTTCGCGGGGAGCACTCTATACGTGGTACTTGGCGCTGGTGTTGCAGTCGTATCGACACTTTCTCGATCGCTTCGATCCGATCGTATCCCGATCACTCCACCGACAGTAATCATGACTTCCGGTGTTTTGCTCGTAATTGCGGCAGCGAGTTCCCTCTCTCGGTCGATAGGTGGACCCGCGTCTCTATTCTGGCCCACGATTTCGATCGGCGCAGCAGTATTGCTCACGTTCGGGGTCTGGGCGCTCCTCGAGCGACGCCGTCCAGCGGTTACGAGACGGACGGGACTTGCCGGTGGTATCCTGCTGTTCGGACAGCTACTGGATGCGATTACGACGATAATCGGAATCGATATTCTCGGGTTCTACGAACAGGTTACACTCTCTCGACTGCTCATTAACGTGACAGCGTCTCTCCCAGTTACACCGTTTCTCGGAACGACCTGGCTGTTCGTCCTCCTGAAAGGTGGATTGACCGTCGGTATCGTGGTCTGGACCGGAACCGCTCACGATCTCACGTCGTTCGAACGGCAGATGATACTCAGTATCGCCACTGCCACGGGACTGATTCCGGCAGTCAATAATCTCGTGCTTCAGTTACTTTCCTAA
- a CDS encoding helix-turn-helix domain-containing protein, producing MFKVLEINGTMTQSQIATKSRLSKRTVRQALDNLRDADTLDERVSLRDARKSLYSIPESRETDTLANASD from the coding sequence GTGTTCAAAGTGCTCGAAATCAACGGAACGATGACGCAGAGCCAGATTGCAACCAAATCGCGGCTGAGTAAACGGACAGTCCGGCAAGCACTCGATAATCTTCGTGACGCTGATACCCTCGACGAACGCGTTTCGCTCCGCGATGCGAGAAAATCGCTCTATTCGATCCCCGAATCGAGAGAGACCGACACGCTGGCAAACGCCAGCGATTAG
- a CDS encoding peroxiredoxin family protein: protein MPELTDFELPNATTGPDPFQLSEYASNSERDAIVLLFQRDYHCPKCREQVQKIASRYDEFESRQADVVSILPEPLERARQWNEQYEIPFPLLADESKTTSDQYDQPTRFGVFGSLHDMVGRMPEAILIDATGEQPSIEYVHRGKMPADRPTVDDLLDRIDGLVPTRV from the coding sequence ATGCCCGAACTTACAGATTTCGAACTTCCGAACGCCACAACGGGACCAGATCCGTTTCAATTGAGCGAATATGCATCAAATTCTGAACGAGACGCAATCGTTCTGCTGTTTCAGCGGGACTATCACTGCCCGAAGTGTCGAGAGCAAGTCCAGAAAATCGCCTCGAGATACGACGAATTCGAATCGCGTCAAGCCGACGTAGTTTCGATCCTCCCCGAACCGCTCGAACGAGCACGCCAGTGGAACGAGCAGTACGAGATTCCGTTTCCGCTACTGGCTGACGAATCGAAGACGACGAGTGATCAATACGATCAGCCGACCCGGTTCGGTGTCTTTGGCTCGCTTCACGACATGGTCGGGCGAATGCCCGAAGCGATCCTCATCGACGCAACCGGTGAACAGCCGTCGATCGAATATGTCCATCGCGGCAAAATGCCAGCCGACCGACCGACCGTCGACGATCTTCTCGACCGCATCGACGGGCTTGTGCCCACACGAGTATGA